Proteins encoded together in one Musa acuminata AAA Group cultivar baxijiao chromosome BXJ3-6, Cavendish_Baxijiao_AAA, whole genome shotgun sequence window:
- the LOC135640133 gene encoding uncharacterized protein LOC135640133 isoform X4, which produces MSWLRQCWTEHRVVPQEAYRILPFTGLTICVTRISADERKELEKLILQNGGCYSADLTKKCTHLVSDAPEGDKYVVARRWGHIHIVTRRWVDQSVAVKACLDEGLHPVQVNSFSCSDARSFQKEQRCHEHSNATSQTVSPLMVEDLEATSSQNISSSFSDATKLKNEGTDSAAVQLKDEKMLNSHVAEDSESDDNDLYLSNCRILLVGFEEVKLNRLVTMIRNGGGTRHMILNEKLTHIIIGEPSESEKKEVRRLAVWGVINVVKATWLEECDQAKKELAVSTRHLASELLFSKASSCFIVESSADSTRKVKHFAGTPCSTVVHVSEDKKFGEELFSEKNCREERVKGDVNVSNISGLATTTEKLKQYRAENSLTQGGQKLKATSTMDFPSRRSTDTFKGKTFCFSNSFPEDRRAQVIEWVGEGGGMMVDDHHKMNANFIIERHGLLHVPAGASQTTVVSTQWIRSCLEEVCIQDVGSHVIYSPLCCSIPLPGFESLRFCVSQYEEKERLLLRNLCFTLGAKFTEKLTKKVTHLLCKFTSGPKYEAACKWGIQPITAEWINECVSQNMMVAVDPFRPKPVTAEDREAGICTVSQYPTQAACMIYGCVPSQLPSEFQELNVNTTRKTGHCQEEYVSALGKRSRLSECDSNGDASKKTKVPEDQVGPGAVPDVADAIEDLLAQSSKIQDIKSPPQSGCDQTLQIFSSDHSILRQENENSSSTFGISKHWTSRTPKKVTAPDSSCQERSHSTYDVFSETQTESQVVGYEEDLSGRQKIIDRVRSQSLTPAPDGLNQF; this is translated from the exons ATGAGCTGGTTAAGACAATGCTGGACTGAGCATCGTGTTGTGCCACAAGAGGCTTACAGGATTCTTCCTTTCACTGGCTTGACTATCTGCGTCACAAGAATTTCTGCAG ATGAGAGAAAGGAGCTGGAAAAGTTGATTTTACAAAATGGTGGCTGCTATTCAGCTGATCTTACCAAAAAGTGCACTCATCTGGTTTCAGAT GCTCCTGAAGGGGACAAGTATGTGGTTGCACGAAGATGGGGTCATATTCATATTGTTACTCGCAGATGGGTTGACCAATCTGTTGCTGTAAAAG CTTGTCTAGATGAAGGATTGCATCCTGTTCAGGTAAATTCTTTTTCATGCAGTGATGCAAGAAGCTTTCAGAAGGAACAACGGTGCCATGAGCACAGCAATGCAACATCACAAACCGTCTCACCTTTAATGGTTGAGGACCTAGAAGCTACTTCATCACAGAACATATCATCTTCATTTTCAGATGCTACTAAGCTGAAAAATGAGGGAACGGATTCAGCAGCTGTACAGCTGAAAGATGAAAAGATGTTGAACTCTCATGTTGCTGAGGACTCTGAATCGGATGATAATGATCTTTACTTGTCAAATTGCAGAATTCTTCTTGTGGGTTTTGAGGAAGTGAAACTGAATAGACTTGTTACTATGATACGTAATGGTGGAGGCACTCGGCATATGATACTTAATGAAAAGCTGACCCACATTATAATTGGTGAACCTTCAGAATC TGAAAAGAAAGAGGTAAGACGTTTGGCTGTTTGGGGTGTTATCAATGTGGTAAAAGCTACCTGGCTGGAAGAGTGTGATCAGGCAAAGAAGGAACTTGCTGTATCCACAAGGCACCTAGCATCTGAACTACTCTTTTCAAAAG CTTCTTCATGCTTCATTGTTGAGTCATCTGCAGATTCCACCAGGAAGGTAAAACACTTTGCTGGCACTCCTTGTTCGACAGTGGTCCATGTATCAGAGGATAAGAAGTTTGGAGAAGAGTTGTTTTCAGAGAAAAATTGCAGGGAAGAGAGAGTCAAAGGTGATGTAAATGTAAGCAACATTTCAGGATTAGCAACTACAACTGAAAAATTAAAGCAATATCGAGCAGAAAACAGTTTGACTCAGGGAGGCCAGAAACTTAAAGCTACTAGCACCATGGATTTCCCAAGTAGAAGATCAACAGATACTTTCAAGGGGAAAACTTTCTGTTTCTCAAATTCATTTCCTGAAGACCGG AGGGCTCAAGTAATTGAATGGGTTGGGGAAGGTGGAGGAATGATGGTAGACGATCATCATAAGATGAATGCAAATTTTATTATTGAGCGTCATGGTCTCTTACATGTTCCTGCTGGTGCTTCTCAGACTACTGTCGTTTCAACTCAGTGGATACGCTCTTGTTTAGAG GAGGTCTGCATACAAGATGTTGGAAGCCACGTTATCTACTCGCCATTGTGCTGCAGCATTCCGTTACCTGGATTTGAAAGCCTTAGATTCTGTGTCTCGCAGTATGAAGAGAAAGAGAGGCTTTTGTTAAGAAACTTATGCTTCACTTTGGGAGCTAAGTTTACTGAAAAGTTAACTAAAAAGGTCACCCACTTGTTATGTAAGTTCACCAGTGGTCCAAAATATGAGGCTGCTTGTAAGTGGGGAATTCAGCCCATTACTGCTGAGTGGATTAATGAGTGTGTTTCTCAG aaTATGATGGTTGCTGTTGATCCATTTCGGCCTAAACCAGTTACTGCTGAGGATAGAGAAGCAGGCATATGCACAGTGAGTCAATATCCTACACAGGCAGCTTGTATGATTTATGGATGCGTTCCATCTCAGTTGCCGAGTGAATTTCAGGAGTTAAATGTGAACACAACAAGAAAAACAG GCCATTGTCAAGAAGAATATGTTAGTGCCTTAGGGAAAAGGTCAAGATTGTCAGAATGTGACAGCAATGGTGATGCATCCAAGAAAACGAAAGTACCGGAAGATCAGGTGGGTCCTGGTGCTGTTCCTGATGTTGCAGATGCCATAGAGGACCTATTAGCTCAGTCATCTAAG ATCCAGGATATCAAGTCACCTCCGCAATCTGGTTGTGATCAAACT CTGCAGATTTTTTCATCTGATCATTCTATACTTCGTCAAGAAAATGAAAATTCAAGCTCCACTTTTGGTATTTCAAAACATTGGACAAGCAG GACCCCGAAAAAAGTAACTGCGCCTGACTCTTCCTGTCAAGAAAGAAGTCACAGTACCTATGATGTTTTCAGTGAGACACAAACAGAGTCACAG GTTGTTGGTTACGAAGAAGATCTATCAGGAAGGCAGAAAATAATTGATAGAGTTCGATCGCAAAGCTTGACTCCAGCTCCAGATGGATTAAATCAATTTTAG
- the LOC135640133 gene encoding uncharacterized protein LOC135640133 isoform X1 encodes MATVWKGMTFAGANVFLSRSLVPPEVFDALHDALKLNGATVFLCCDPSCSGPNDYHVIASPDHEKFADLRAKGCKLLGPQCILSCAKEHRSLPKQGYTCCLAMDGVKVLASGFDKDEKVHIERLVTAMGGVLQTKTSQDVNFFIVKNVLAAKYKWALNILKKPIVGMSWLRQCWTEHRVVPQEAYRILPFTGLTICVTRISADERKELEKLILQNGGCYSADLTKKCTHLVSDAPEGDKYVVARRWGHIHIVTRRWVDQSVAVKACLDEGLHPVQVNSFSCSDARSFQKEQRCHEHSNATSQTVSPLMVEDLEATSSQNISSSFSDATKLKNEGTDSAAVQLKDEKMLNSHVAEDSESDDNDLYLSNCRILLVGFEEVKLNRLVTMIRNGGGTRHMILNEKLTHIIIGEPSESEKKEVRRLAVWGVINVVKATWLEECDQAKKELAVSTRHLASELLFSKASSCFIVESSADSTRKVKHFAGTPCSTVVHVSEDKKFGEELFSEKNCREERVKGDVNVSNISGLATTTEKLKQYRAENSLTQGGQKLKATSTMDFPSRRSTDTFKGKTFCFSNSFPEDRRAQVIEWVGEGGGMMVDDHHKMNANFIIERHGLLHVPAGASQTTVVSTQWIRSCLEEVCIQDVGSHVIYSPLCCSIPLPGFESLRFCVSQYEEKERLLLRNLCFTLGAKFTEKLTKKVTHLLCKFTSGPKYEAACKWGIQPITAEWINECVSQNMMVAVDPFRPKPVTAEDREAGICTVSQYPTQAACMIYGCVPSQLPSEFQELNVNTTRKTGHCQEEYVSALGKRSRLSECDSNGDASKKTKVPEDQVGPGAVPDVADAIEDLLAQSSKIQDIKSPPQSGCDQTLQIFSSDHSILRQENENSSSTFGISKHWTSRTPKKVTAPDSSCQERSHSTYDVFSETQTESQVVGYEEDLSGRQKIIDRVRSQSLTPAPDGLNQF; translated from the exons GACCACAATGCATCTTATCCTGTGCCAAAGAACATAGGAGTCTGCCTAAACAAGGTTACACCTGTTGCCTCGCTATGGATGGGGTTAAAGTTCTGGCATCTGGATTCGATAAGGATGAAAAG GTTCATATCGAACGACTAGTAACTGCTATGGGAGGTGTACTGCAGACCAAAACATCCCAGGATGTTAATTTTTTCATCGTAAAGAATGTCTTGGCTGCTAAGTATAAA TGGGCCTTAAATATCCTTAAGAAGCCTATTGTCGGTATGAGCTGGTTAAGACAATGCTGGACTGAGCATCGTGTTGTGCCACAAGAGGCTTACAGGATTCTTCCTTTCACTGGCTTGACTATCTGCGTCACAAGAATTTCTGCAG ATGAGAGAAAGGAGCTGGAAAAGTTGATTTTACAAAATGGTGGCTGCTATTCAGCTGATCTTACCAAAAAGTGCACTCATCTGGTTTCAGAT GCTCCTGAAGGGGACAAGTATGTGGTTGCACGAAGATGGGGTCATATTCATATTGTTACTCGCAGATGGGTTGACCAATCTGTTGCTGTAAAAG CTTGTCTAGATGAAGGATTGCATCCTGTTCAGGTAAATTCTTTTTCATGCAGTGATGCAAGAAGCTTTCAGAAGGAACAACGGTGCCATGAGCACAGCAATGCAACATCACAAACCGTCTCACCTTTAATGGTTGAGGACCTAGAAGCTACTTCATCACAGAACATATCATCTTCATTTTCAGATGCTACTAAGCTGAAAAATGAGGGAACGGATTCAGCAGCTGTACAGCTGAAAGATGAAAAGATGTTGAACTCTCATGTTGCTGAGGACTCTGAATCGGATGATAATGATCTTTACTTGTCAAATTGCAGAATTCTTCTTGTGGGTTTTGAGGAAGTGAAACTGAATAGACTTGTTACTATGATACGTAATGGTGGAGGCACTCGGCATATGATACTTAATGAAAAGCTGACCCACATTATAATTGGTGAACCTTCAGAATC TGAAAAGAAAGAGGTAAGACGTTTGGCTGTTTGGGGTGTTATCAATGTGGTAAAAGCTACCTGGCTGGAAGAGTGTGATCAGGCAAAGAAGGAACTTGCTGTATCCACAAGGCACCTAGCATCTGAACTACTCTTTTCAAAAG CTTCTTCATGCTTCATTGTTGAGTCATCTGCAGATTCCACCAGGAAGGTAAAACACTTTGCTGGCACTCCTTGTTCGACAGTGGTCCATGTATCAGAGGATAAGAAGTTTGGAGAAGAGTTGTTTTCAGAGAAAAATTGCAGGGAAGAGAGAGTCAAAGGTGATGTAAATGTAAGCAACATTTCAGGATTAGCAACTACAACTGAAAAATTAAAGCAATATCGAGCAGAAAACAGTTTGACTCAGGGAGGCCAGAAACTTAAAGCTACTAGCACCATGGATTTCCCAAGTAGAAGATCAACAGATACTTTCAAGGGGAAAACTTTCTGTTTCTCAAATTCATTTCCTGAAGACCGG AGGGCTCAAGTAATTGAATGGGTTGGGGAAGGTGGAGGAATGATGGTAGACGATCATCATAAGATGAATGCAAATTTTATTATTGAGCGTCATGGTCTCTTACATGTTCCTGCTGGTGCTTCTCAGACTACTGTCGTTTCAACTCAGTGGATACGCTCTTGTTTAGAG GAGGTCTGCATACAAGATGTTGGAAGCCACGTTATCTACTCGCCATTGTGCTGCAGCATTCCGTTACCTGGATTTGAAAGCCTTAGATTCTGTGTCTCGCAGTATGAAGAGAAAGAGAGGCTTTTGTTAAGAAACTTATGCTTCACTTTGGGAGCTAAGTTTACTGAAAAGTTAACTAAAAAGGTCACCCACTTGTTATGTAAGTTCACCAGTGGTCCAAAATATGAGGCTGCTTGTAAGTGGGGAATTCAGCCCATTACTGCTGAGTGGATTAATGAGTGTGTTTCTCAG aaTATGATGGTTGCTGTTGATCCATTTCGGCCTAAACCAGTTACTGCTGAGGATAGAGAAGCAGGCATATGCACAGTGAGTCAATATCCTACACAGGCAGCTTGTATGATTTATGGATGCGTTCCATCTCAGTTGCCGAGTGAATTTCAGGAGTTAAATGTGAACACAACAAGAAAAACAG GCCATTGTCAAGAAGAATATGTTAGTGCCTTAGGGAAAAGGTCAAGATTGTCAGAATGTGACAGCAATGGTGATGCATCCAAGAAAACGAAAGTACCGGAAGATCAGGTGGGTCCTGGTGCTGTTCCTGATGTTGCAGATGCCATAGAGGACCTATTAGCTCAGTCATCTAAG ATCCAGGATATCAAGTCACCTCCGCAATCTGGTTGTGATCAAACT CTGCAGATTTTTTCATCTGATCATTCTATACTTCGTCAAGAAAATGAAAATTCAAGCTCCACTTTTGGTATTTCAAAACATTGGACAAGCAG GACCCCGAAAAAAGTAACTGCGCCTGACTCTTCCTGTCAAGAAAGAAGTCACAGTACCTATGATGTTTTCAGTGAGACACAAACAGAGTCACAG GTTGTTGGTTACGAAGAAGATCTATCAGGAAGGCAGAAAATAATTGATAGAGTTCGATCGCAAAGCTTGACTCCAGCTCCAGATGGATTAAATCAATTTTAG
- the LOC135640133 gene encoding uncharacterized protein LOC135640133 isoform X2: MATVWKGMTFAGANVFLSRSLVPPEVFDALHDALKLNGATVFLCCDPSCSGPNDYHVIASPDHEKFADLRAKGCKLLGPQCILSCAKEHRSLPKQGYTCCLAMDGVKVLASGFDKDEKVHIERLVTAMGGVLQTKTSQDVNFFIVKNVLAAKYKWALNILKKPIVGMSWLRQCWTEHRVVPQEAYRILPFTGLTICVTRISADERKELEKLILQNGGCYSADLTKKCTHLVSDAPEGDKYVVARRWGHIHIVTRRWVDQSVAVKACLDEGLHPVQVNSFSCSDARSFQKEQRCHEHSNATSQTVSPLMVEDLEATSSQNISSSFSDATKLKNEGTDSAAVQLKDEKMLNSHVAEDSESDDNDLYLSNCRILLVGFEEVKLNRLVTMIRNGGGTRHMILNEKLTHIIIGEPSESEKKEVRRLAVWGVINVVKATWLEECDQAKKELAVSTRHLASELLFSKASSCFIVESSADSTRKVKHFAGTPCSTVVHVSEDKKFGEELFSEKNCREERVKGDVNVSNISGLATTTEKLKQYRAENSLTQGGQKLKATSTMDFPSRRSTDTFKGKTFCFSNSFPEDRRAQVIEWVGEGGGMMVDDHHKMNANFIIERHGLLHVPAGASQTTVVSTQWIRSCLEEVCIQDVGSHVIYSPLCCSIPLPGFESLRFCVSQYEEKERLLLRNLCFTLGAKFTEKLTKKVTHLLCKFTSGPKYEAACKWGIQPITAEWINECVSQNMMVAVDPFRPKPVTAEDREAGICTVSQYPTQAACMIYGCVPSQLPSEFQELNVNTTRKTGHCQEEYVSALGKRSRLSECDSNGDASKKTKVPEDQVGPGAVPDVADAIEDLLAQSSKIQDIKSPPQSGCDQTIFSSDHSILRQENENSSSTFGISKHWTSRTPKKVTAPDSSCQERSHSTYDVFSETQTESQVVGYEEDLSGRQKIIDRVRSQSLTPAPDGLNQF; encoded by the exons GACCACAATGCATCTTATCCTGTGCCAAAGAACATAGGAGTCTGCCTAAACAAGGTTACACCTGTTGCCTCGCTATGGATGGGGTTAAAGTTCTGGCATCTGGATTCGATAAGGATGAAAAG GTTCATATCGAACGACTAGTAACTGCTATGGGAGGTGTACTGCAGACCAAAACATCCCAGGATGTTAATTTTTTCATCGTAAAGAATGTCTTGGCTGCTAAGTATAAA TGGGCCTTAAATATCCTTAAGAAGCCTATTGTCGGTATGAGCTGGTTAAGACAATGCTGGACTGAGCATCGTGTTGTGCCACAAGAGGCTTACAGGATTCTTCCTTTCACTGGCTTGACTATCTGCGTCACAAGAATTTCTGCAG ATGAGAGAAAGGAGCTGGAAAAGTTGATTTTACAAAATGGTGGCTGCTATTCAGCTGATCTTACCAAAAAGTGCACTCATCTGGTTTCAGAT GCTCCTGAAGGGGACAAGTATGTGGTTGCACGAAGATGGGGTCATATTCATATTGTTACTCGCAGATGGGTTGACCAATCTGTTGCTGTAAAAG CTTGTCTAGATGAAGGATTGCATCCTGTTCAGGTAAATTCTTTTTCATGCAGTGATGCAAGAAGCTTTCAGAAGGAACAACGGTGCCATGAGCACAGCAATGCAACATCACAAACCGTCTCACCTTTAATGGTTGAGGACCTAGAAGCTACTTCATCACAGAACATATCATCTTCATTTTCAGATGCTACTAAGCTGAAAAATGAGGGAACGGATTCAGCAGCTGTACAGCTGAAAGATGAAAAGATGTTGAACTCTCATGTTGCTGAGGACTCTGAATCGGATGATAATGATCTTTACTTGTCAAATTGCAGAATTCTTCTTGTGGGTTTTGAGGAAGTGAAACTGAATAGACTTGTTACTATGATACGTAATGGTGGAGGCACTCGGCATATGATACTTAATGAAAAGCTGACCCACATTATAATTGGTGAACCTTCAGAATC TGAAAAGAAAGAGGTAAGACGTTTGGCTGTTTGGGGTGTTATCAATGTGGTAAAAGCTACCTGGCTGGAAGAGTGTGATCAGGCAAAGAAGGAACTTGCTGTATCCACAAGGCACCTAGCATCTGAACTACTCTTTTCAAAAG CTTCTTCATGCTTCATTGTTGAGTCATCTGCAGATTCCACCAGGAAGGTAAAACACTTTGCTGGCACTCCTTGTTCGACAGTGGTCCATGTATCAGAGGATAAGAAGTTTGGAGAAGAGTTGTTTTCAGAGAAAAATTGCAGGGAAGAGAGAGTCAAAGGTGATGTAAATGTAAGCAACATTTCAGGATTAGCAACTACAACTGAAAAATTAAAGCAATATCGAGCAGAAAACAGTTTGACTCAGGGAGGCCAGAAACTTAAAGCTACTAGCACCATGGATTTCCCAAGTAGAAGATCAACAGATACTTTCAAGGGGAAAACTTTCTGTTTCTCAAATTCATTTCCTGAAGACCGG AGGGCTCAAGTAATTGAATGGGTTGGGGAAGGTGGAGGAATGATGGTAGACGATCATCATAAGATGAATGCAAATTTTATTATTGAGCGTCATGGTCTCTTACATGTTCCTGCTGGTGCTTCTCAGACTACTGTCGTTTCAACTCAGTGGATACGCTCTTGTTTAGAG GAGGTCTGCATACAAGATGTTGGAAGCCACGTTATCTACTCGCCATTGTGCTGCAGCATTCCGTTACCTGGATTTGAAAGCCTTAGATTCTGTGTCTCGCAGTATGAAGAGAAAGAGAGGCTTTTGTTAAGAAACTTATGCTTCACTTTGGGAGCTAAGTTTACTGAAAAGTTAACTAAAAAGGTCACCCACTTGTTATGTAAGTTCACCAGTGGTCCAAAATATGAGGCTGCTTGTAAGTGGGGAATTCAGCCCATTACTGCTGAGTGGATTAATGAGTGTGTTTCTCAG aaTATGATGGTTGCTGTTGATCCATTTCGGCCTAAACCAGTTACTGCTGAGGATAGAGAAGCAGGCATATGCACAGTGAGTCAATATCCTACACAGGCAGCTTGTATGATTTATGGATGCGTTCCATCTCAGTTGCCGAGTGAATTTCAGGAGTTAAATGTGAACACAACAAGAAAAACAG GCCATTGTCAAGAAGAATATGTTAGTGCCTTAGGGAAAAGGTCAAGATTGTCAGAATGTGACAGCAATGGTGATGCATCCAAGAAAACGAAAGTACCGGAAGATCAGGTGGGTCCTGGTGCTGTTCCTGATGTTGCAGATGCCATAGAGGACCTATTAGCTCAGTCATCTAAG ATCCAGGATATCAAGTCACCTCCGCAATCTGGTTGTGATCAAACT ATTTTTTCATCTGATCATTCTATACTTCGTCAAGAAAATGAAAATTCAAGCTCCACTTTTGGTATTTCAAAACATTGGACAAGCAG GACCCCGAAAAAAGTAACTGCGCCTGACTCTTCCTGTCAAGAAAGAAGTCACAGTACCTATGATGTTTTCAGTGAGACACAAACAGAGTCACAG GTTGTTGGTTACGAAGAAGATCTATCAGGAAGGCAGAAAATAATTGATAGAGTTCGATCGCAAAGCTTGACTCCAGCTCCAGATGGATTAAATCAATTTTAG
- the LOC135640133 gene encoding uncharacterized protein LOC135640133 isoform X3: MATVWKGMTFAGANVFLSRSLVPPEVFDALHDALKLNGATVFLCCDPSCSGPNDYHVIASPDHEKFADLRAKGCKLLGPQCILSCAKEHRSLPKQGYTCCLAMDGVKVLASGFDKDEKVHIERLVTAMGGVLQTKTSQDVNFFIVKNVLAAKYKWALNILKKPIVGMSWLRQCWTEHRVVPQEAYRILPFTGLTICVTRISADERKELEKLILQNGGCYSADLTKKCTHLVSDAPEGDKYVVARRWGHIHIVTRRWVDQSVAVKACLDEGLHPVQVNSFSCSDARSFQKEQRCHEHSNATSQTVSPLMVEDLEATSSQNISSSFSDATKLKNEGTDSAAVQLKDEKMLNSHVAEDSESDDNDLYLSNCRILLVGFEEVKLNRLVTMIRNGGGTRHMILNEKLTHIIIGEPSESEKKEVRRLAVWGVINVVKATWLEECDQAKKELAVSTRHLASELLFSKASSCFIVESSADSTRKVKHFAGTPCSTVVHVSEDKKFGEELFSEKNCREERVKGDVNVSNISGLATTTEKLKQYRAENSLTQGGQKLKATSTMDFPSRRSTDTFKGKTFCFSNSFPEDRRAQVIEWVGEGGGMMVDDHHKMNANFIIERHGLLHVPAGASQTTVVSTQWIRSCLEEVCIQDVGSHVIYSPLCCSIPLPGFESLRFCVSQYEEKERLLLRNLCFTLGAKFTEKLTKKVTHLLCKFTSGPKYEAACKWGIQPITAEWINECVSQNMMVAVDPFRPKPVTAEDREAGICTVSQYPTQAACMIYGCVPSQLPSEFQELNVNTTRKTVLHDYCTKAIVKKNMLVP, from the exons GACCACAATGCATCTTATCCTGTGCCAAAGAACATAGGAGTCTGCCTAAACAAGGTTACACCTGTTGCCTCGCTATGGATGGGGTTAAAGTTCTGGCATCTGGATTCGATAAGGATGAAAAG GTTCATATCGAACGACTAGTAACTGCTATGGGAGGTGTACTGCAGACCAAAACATCCCAGGATGTTAATTTTTTCATCGTAAAGAATGTCTTGGCTGCTAAGTATAAA TGGGCCTTAAATATCCTTAAGAAGCCTATTGTCGGTATGAGCTGGTTAAGACAATGCTGGACTGAGCATCGTGTTGTGCCACAAGAGGCTTACAGGATTCTTCCTTTCACTGGCTTGACTATCTGCGTCACAAGAATTTCTGCAG ATGAGAGAAAGGAGCTGGAAAAGTTGATTTTACAAAATGGTGGCTGCTATTCAGCTGATCTTACCAAAAAGTGCACTCATCTGGTTTCAGAT GCTCCTGAAGGGGACAAGTATGTGGTTGCACGAAGATGGGGTCATATTCATATTGTTACTCGCAGATGGGTTGACCAATCTGTTGCTGTAAAAG CTTGTCTAGATGAAGGATTGCATCCTGTTCAGGTAAATTCTTTTTCATGCAGTGATGCAAGAAGCTTTCAGAAGGAACAACGGTGCCATGAGCACAGCAATGCAACATCACAAACCGTCTCACCTTTAATGGTTGAGGACCTAGAAGCTACTTCATCACAGAACATATCATCTTCATTTTCAGATGCTACTAAGCTGAAAAATGAGGGAACGGATTCAGCAGCTGTACAGCTGAAAGATGAAAAGATGTTGAACTCTCATGTTGCTGAGGACTCTGAATCGGATGATAATGATCTTTACTTGTCAAATTGCAGAATTCTTCTTGTGGGTTTTGAGGAAGTGAAACTGAATAGACTTGTTACTATGATACGTAATGGTGGAGGCACTCGGCATATGATACTTAATGAAAAGCTGACCCACATTATAATTGGTGAACCTTCAGAATC TGAAAAGAAAGAGGTAAGACGTTTGGCTGTTTGGGGTGTTATCAATGTGGTAAAAGCTACCTGGCTGGAAGAGTGTGATCAGGCAAAGAAGGAACTTGCTGTATCCACAAGGCACCTAGCATCTGAACTACTCTTTTCAAAAG CTTCTTCATGCTTCATTGTTGAGTCATCTGCAGATTCCACCAGGAAGGTAAAACACTTTGCTGGCACTCCTTGTTCGACAGTGGTCCATGTATCAGAGGATAAGAAGTTTGGAGAAGAGTTGTTTTCAGAGAAAAATTGCAGGGAAGAGAGAGTCAAAGGTGATGTAAATGTAAGCAACATTTCAGGATTAGCAACTACAACTGAAAAATTAAAGCAATATCGAGCAGAAAACAGTTTGACTCAGGGAGGCCAGAAACTTAAAGCTACTAGCACCATGGATTTCCCAAGTAGAAGATCAACAGATACTTTCAAGGGGAAAACTTTCTGTTTCTCAAATTCATTTCCTGAAGACCGG AGGGCTCAAGTAATTGAATGGGTTGGGGAAGGTGGAGGAATGATGGTAGACGATCATCATAAGATGAATGCAAATTTTATTATTGAGCGTCATGGTCTCTTACATGTTCCTGCTGGTGCTTCTCAGACTACTGTCGTTTCAACTCAGTGGATACGCTCTTGTTTAGAG GAGGTCTGCATACAAGATGTTGGAAGCCACGTTATCTACTCGCCATTGTGCTGCAGCATTCCGTTACCTGGATTTGAAAGCCTTAGATTCTGTGTCTCGCAGTATGAAGAGAAAGAGAGGCTTTTGTTAAGAAACTTATGCTTCACTTTGGGAGCTAAGTTTACTGAAAAGTTAACTAAAAAGGTCACCCACTTGTTATGTAAGTTCACCAGTGGTCCAAAATATGAGGCTGCTTGTAAGTGGGGAATTCAGCCCATTACTGCTGAGTGGATTAATGAGTGTGTTTCTCAG aaTATGATGGTTGCTGTTGATCCATTTCGGCCTAAACCAGTTACTGCTGAGGATAGAGAAGCAGGCATATGCACAGTGAGTCAATATCCTACACAGGCAGCTTGTATGATTTATGGATGCGTTCCATCTCAGTTGCCGAGTGAATTTCAGGAGTTAAATGTGAACACAACAAGAAAAACAG TCTTGCATGATTATTGTACCAAGGCCATTGTCAAGAAGAATATGTTAGTGCCTTAG